Proteins from a single region of Verrucomicrobiota bacterium:
- a CDS encoding PAS domain S-box protein, protein MGAPYLVLAISVIPTVLTYQRVREAVESRGRERFDAEVEAMTDDLRERLRLCEAQLRALRALFATGTPEAVAWRNYMVAIDLPRNLPGIRSLGYVERVPAAEKAAHLERQRTIVPGYRITPEGERAEYFPTVYPNLIEELLPQAFGEDMSADPVLRAAIEKSRDSGGASLSGRVGVIAGTSTNREAGFVVFMPVYKKDAPVGTVEERRAALQGSVFGTFAVDRPLLGVFGRREVPTIDVEVFDGAFATPEHSMHVERRPPPPAPAADDGALRTRRTIQALDQAWTLRFTALPAFEAASQSRLPFVVLLAGFGVNLLLFLITWSQSHAKFRAIQLSDDLRRLQERDRLLERATNDAIWDWNFETSQLSWNEAVQHMFGYAPPTIRPHMDWWKERLHPDDRRRILNGRDMAIQTGGEFWADEYRFRKGDGSFADVIDRGYIIHNKQGVPVRMIGSMVDVTGRKEAEEARLRSERKLALHVEQTPLAVIEWNLDFQVTDWNPAAERIFGYTDREAIGRHAFDLVVPDQARAPVKRLWEELLSPPAKGASEAGARGTGRRSVNENITKDGRLIICEWYNTPLIDKSGQIVGVASLALDVTANKRVEAALAAETERLAVTLRSIAEAVMVTDITGRVILVNKMAEHLTHAKQADVMGRSLGDVFRILAVKTRQPEENPVAKVLEAGGVLELNNRVALLQQDTAELTIAYSCSPVVNAANKIIGTVLVFRDITTEQRTTEELLKASKLESVGVLAGGIAHDFNNIMTAVIGNLSLAKLYC, encoded by the coding sequence ATGGGGGCGCCCTACCTCGTGCTCGCCATTTCCGTCATTCCCACGGTCCTGACCTACCAGCGTGTGCGCGAGGCGGTGGAGAGCCGCGGGCGCGAGCGCTTCGACGCGGAAGTCGAGGCCATGACCGACGACCTGCGGGAGCGGCTCCGGCTTTGCGAGGCGCAGTTGCGCGCGCTTCGCGCGCTGTTCGCCACGGGCACGCCCGAAGCGGTCGCGTGGCGCAATTACATGGTGGCGATCGACCTGCCGCGCAACCTGCCGGGCATCCGCTCGCTCGGGTATGTCGAACGCGTGCCGGCGGCGGAGAAGGCGGCGCATCTCGAGCGCCAGCGGACGATCGTGCCGGGCTATCGCATCACGCCGGAGGGCGAGCGCGCGGAGTATTTCCCGACGGTGTATCCGAATTTGATCGAGGAACTGCTGCCGCAGGCGTTCGGCGAGGACATGAGCGCTGACCCGGTGTTGCGCGCGGCGATCGAGAAGAGCCGCGACTCGGGCGGAGCCTCGCTCAGCGGCCGAGTCGGTGTCATCGCCGGCACGAGCACAAATCGCGAGGCGGGCTTTGTTGTCTTCATGCCGGTCTACAAGAAGGACGCGCCTGTCGGCACGGTGGAGGAGCGTCGCGCGGCGCTGCAAGGCTCGGTGTTCGGCACGTTCGCGGTGGACAGGCCGCTGCTCGGGGTTTTCGGCCGTCGCGAGGTCCCGACGATCGATGTCGAGGTCTTTGACGGGGCGTTTGCCACGCCGGAGCATTCCATGCACGTCGAGCGTCGTCCGCCCCCGCCCGCGCCGGCTGCGGACGATGGGGCGCTGCGCACCCGTCGCACGATCCAGGCGCTGGACCAGGCGTGGACGCTGCGGTTCACGGCGCTGCCGGCGTTCGAGGCGGCGTCTCAAAGCCGGCTGCCGTTCGTCGTCCTGCTGGCGGGGTTTGGCGTCAACCTGCTGCTGTTCCTCATCACGTGGTCGCAGTCGCACGCGAAGTTCCGCGCGATCCAGCTCTCCGACGACCTTCGCCGACTGCAGGAGCGCGACCGCCTGCTCGAGCGCGCCACGAACGACGCCATCTGGGACTGGAATTTCGAGACCAGCCAGCTCTCGTGGAACGAGGCGGTGCAGCACATGTTCGGCTACGCGCCGCCCACCATCCGGCCCCACATGGACTGGTGGAAGGAGCGCCTGCATCCCGACGACCGCCGCCGCATCCTCAACGGCCGCGACATGGCCATCCAGACCGGCGGCGAATTCTGGGCCGATGAATATCGCTTCCGCAAGGGCGACGGTTCGTTCGCGGACGTGATCGATCGCGGCTACATCATCCACAACAAGCAGGGCGTCCCCGTGCGCATGATCGGCTCGATGGTCGACGTCACCGGCCGCAAGGAAGCCGAGGAGGCGCGCCTGCGTTCCGAGCGCAAACTCGCGCTGCACGTCGAGCAGACGCCGCTGGCGGTCATCGAGTGGAACCTGGATTTCCAAGTCACCGACTGGAACCCGGCGGCGGAGCGCATCTTCGGCTACACCGACCGCGAGGCGATCGGGCGGCACGCGTTCGATCTCGTCGTGCCCGACCAGGCCCGCGCCCCGGTGAAACGCCTCTGGGAGGAACTCCTCTCGCCGCCCGCGAAGGGCGCGTCCGAGGCCGGTGCGCGCGGGACCGGCCGCCGCAGCGTCAACGAGAACATCACCAAGGACGGCCGCCTGATCATCTGCGAATGGTATAACACGCCGCTCATCGACAAGAGCGGGCAGATTGTCGGCGTCGCGTCGCTCGCGCTCGACGTCACCGCCAACAAACGCGTCGAGGCCGCCCTCGCCGCGGAGACCGAGCGCCTCGCCGTCACGCTGCGTTCCATCGCGGAGGCGGTGATGGTCACCGACATCACGGGCCGCGTCATCCTCGTCAACAAGATGGCCGAGCACCTCACGCACGCCAAGCAGGCCGACGTGATGGGGCGTTCCCTCGGCGACGTGTTTCGAATCCTCGCCGTCAAGACACGCCAGCCGGAGGAGAACCCCGTCGCGAAAGTGCTCGAGGCCGGGGGCGTGCTCGAACTGAACAACCGCGTCGCGTTGCTCCAGCAGGACACCGCCGAACTCACCATCGCGTATTCCTGTTCTCCGGTGGTGAACGCGGCCAACAAGATCATCGGCACGGTCCTGGTCTTCCGCGACATCACCACCGAGCAGCGCACGACCGAGGAATTGCTCAAGGCCAGCAAGCTCGAGTCCGTCGGCGTGCTCGCCGGCGGCATCGCGCACGACTTCAACAACATCATGACCGCCGTCATCGGCAACCTCTCGCTGGCCAAGCTCTACTGC
- a CDS encoding MoxR family ATPase: protein MSTPPPILPPAAPPPTGYSAGIGAINDAVREAGGFVQPLFTEINKVIVGQRYLVERLVIGLLANGHVLLEGVPGLAKTLSVKSLAASLSVKFARLQFTPDMLPADVIGTQIYNPQSGGFTTRKGPIFANLILADEINRAPAKVQSALLEAMQEKQVTIGDTTFKLEEPFLVLATQNPIEQEGTYPLPEAQVDRFMLKLKIGYPARDEERQILDLMARTSGQPVASAVVDAKSILAARAVLNELYVDDKVKDYIVDLVCATRDPGRYKINVKDFIQLGASPRATIALTLTAKAHAFLHGRGYVTPQDVKSIAMDVLRHRVAITYEAEAEDKTSEHVVQKILDELPVP, encoded by the coding sequence ATGAGCACACCGCCCCCGATCCTCCCGCCCGCCGCGCCCCCGCCCACGGGCTACAGCGCCGGCATCGGCGCCATCAACGACGCCGTGCGCGAGGCCGGCGGCTTCGTCCAGCCCCTCTTCACCGAGATCAACAAGGTCATCGTCGGCCAGCGCTACCTCGTCGAGCGGCTCGTCATCGGTCTGCTCGCCAACGGCCATGTGCTGCTCGAGGGCGTGCCCGGCCTTGCCAAGACGCTCTCCGTCAAGTCGCTCGCCGCTTCGCTCAGCGTCAAGTTCGCGCGCCTGCAGTTCACACCCGACATGCTCCCCGCGGACGTCATCGGCACGCAGATTTACAACCCGCAGTCCGGCGGCTTCACCACGCGCAAGGGGCCGATCTTCGCCAACCTCATCCTCGCCGACGAAATCAACCGGGCCCCCGCCAAGGTGCAGAGCGCGCTCCTCGAGGCCATGCAGGAAAAGCAGGTCACCATCGGCGACACCACGTTCAAGCTCGAGGAACCCTTCCTCGTGCTCGCCACGCAGAATCCCATCGAGCAGGAAGGCACCTATCCGCTGCCCGAGGCGCAGGTGGACCGCTTCATGTTGAAGCTCAAGATCGGCTACCCGGCCCGCGACGAGGAGCGCCAGATCCTCGACCTCATGGCCCGCACCAGCGGACAACCCGTGGCCAGCGCCGTTGTGGACGCGAAATCCATCCTCGCCGCCCGCGCCGTCCTCAACGAACTCTACGTGGACGACAAGGTGAAGGACTACATCGTGGACCTCGTGTGTGCCACGCGCGACCCCGGCAGATACAAGATCAACGTGAAAGACTTCATCCAGCTTGGCGCCTCGCCCCGCGCGACCATCGCCCTGACCCTCACGGCCAAGGCCCACGCCTTCCTGCACGGGCGCGGCTACGTGACGCCGCAAGACGTGAAGAGCATCGCCATGGACGTGCTCCGCCACCGCGTCGCCATCACCTACGAGGCCGAGGCCGAGGACAAGACCAGCGAGCACGTCGTGCAGAAGATTCTGGATGAGCTTCCGGTGCCGTGA
- a CDS encoding DUF58 domain-containing protein — protein MIPRELLKKIRQIEIRTNRLVSETLAGQYHSVFKGQGMNFDEVREYQPGDEVRFIDWNVTARMNHPFIKKFVEERELTVMLLVDLSGSGLFGSAGQSKRELAAEIASVLAFSAIRNNDKVGLILFTEEIEKFIPPRKGRRHVLRVIREILFHKPRRSGTDLKAALDFLQRVSSHRAIAIVVSDFIEPPRSPQRFGKAAKPPRIDAPPEPLSAASQVALRQSHRRHDVVAVQITDRYEVELPALGRLVLKDAETGEVVEVNTGNARQRQLFAERQALAQVELRRLFNALRIDAIQLRTDEPYGAALGRFFETRERRRRRG, from the coding sequence ATGATCCCGCGCGAGCTGCTCAAGAAAATCCGCCAGATCGAGATCCGCACGAACCGGCTCGTGTCCGAGACGCTCGCGGGCCAGTATCACAGCGTCTTCAAGGGGCAGGGCATGAACTTCGACGAGGTGCGCGAATATCAGCCCGGCGACGAGGTGCGGTTCATTGACTGGAACGTCACCGCCCGCATGAACCACCCGTTCATCAAGAAGTTCGTCGAGGAACGCGAGCTGACGGTGATGCTTCTTGTGGACCTCTCCGGCTCCGGGCTCTTCGGTTCCGCGGGACAGAGCAAGCGCGAGCTCGCCGCCGAGATCGCCTCCGTGCTCGCGTTCTCCGCCATCCGCAACAACGACAAGGTCGGCCTCATCCTCTTCACCGAGGAAATCGAGAAGTTCATCCCGCCCCGCAAGGGCCGGCGCCACGTGCTGCGGGTCATCCGCGAGATTCTCTTTCACAAGCCGCGCCGCAGCGGCACCGATCTCAAGGCCGCGCTCGACTTCCTCCAGCGTGTCAGCTCCCACCGGGCCATCGCGATCGTCGTGTCCGACTTCATCGAGCCACCGCGGTCGCCGCAGCGTTTCGGCAAGGCGGCGAAACCGCCGCGCATCGACGCGCCGCCGGAGCCGCTCTCGGCCGCGTCGCAGGTCGCGCTCCGGCAGTCGCACCGGCGGCACGATGTCGTGGCGGTGCAGATCACCGACCGTTACGAAGTGGAGCTGCCGGCGCTTGGCCGCCTCGTGCTCAAGGACGCCGAGACCGGCGAGGTGGTCGAGGTGAACACGGGCAACGCGCGTCAGCGCCAGCTCTTTGCCGAGCGGCAGGCGCTTGCGCAGGTCGAGTTGCGCCGTCTCTTCAACGCGCTCCGCATCGACGCCATCCAGCTCCGCACCGACGAGCCTTACGGGGCGGCGCTCGGCCGGTTTTTCGAAACCCGCGAGCGGCGCCGACGGCGCGGTTGA
- a CDS encoding VWA domain-containing protein has protein sequence MTFSFAHPWLLLLLLALPLLAWLKGRPGPTAAFLFSSVELVQGLTAPTHSRAGRVLRRLRWLALALLVIALARPRLGEGEAKVSASGIDIVCCIDLSRSMEAEDFKDEAGRQTNRLYVAKATMRRFVEMRPGDRIGLIAFAGRAYVAAPLTLDHEFLLANLDRLGFGGIEEGTAIGAGLTAALNRLSELKSKSKIVILLTDGQNNSGKVPPLTAAEVAETMGVKVYTVGIGTHGTAPWPRTDPFGRRQFLQLPVDIDEDTLKEISKKTGGRYYRATSLNALSEVYSEIDRLEKTTVEVKRYQRYRELLQWPVGTGLALLLLELALAHTIWRKLP, from the coding sequence GTGACGTTTTCCTTCGCCCATCCCTGGCTGCTGTTGCTGCTGCTCGCGCTGCCGTTGCTCGCGTGGCTCAAGGGCCGCCCCGGTCCCACGGCGGCCTTTCTCTTTTCATCCGTCGAGCTCGTCCAGGGACTCACCGCGCCAACCCACTCGCGCGCGGGCCGCGTGCTGAGACGGTTGCGGTGGCTTGCGCTCGCGTTGCTTGTGATCGCGCTCGCGCGCCCGCGGCTCGGCGAGGGCGAGGCCAAGGTCAGCGCCAGCGGCATCGACATCGTGTGCTGCATTGACCTTTCGCGCAGCATGGAGGCGGAGGACTTCAAGGACGAGGCCGGCCGGCAGACCAACCGCCTTTACGTCGCGAAGGCCACGATGCGCCGGTTTGTCGAGATGCGGCCCGGCGACCGGATTGGACTGATCGCGTTCGCGGGACGCGCCTACGTCGCGGCGCCGTTGACGCTCGATCACGAGTTCCTGCTGGCGAACCTCGACCGGCTCGGATTCGGCGGCATCGAGGAAGGCACCGCCATCGGCGCGGGCTTGACCGCCGCGCTCAACCGCCTCAGCGAGCTCAAGTCCAAGAGCAAGATCGTGATCCTCCTCACCGACGGCCAGAACAACAGCGGCAAGGTTCCGCCGCTCACCGCCGCCGAGGTCGCCGAGACGATGGGCGTCAAGGTTTACACCGTCGGCATCGGCACGCACGGCACCGCCCCGTGGCCGCGCACGGACCCGTTTGGGCGGCGGCAGTTTCTGCAGCTTCCGGTGGACATCGACGAGGACACGCTGAAGGAAATCTCGAAGAAGACCGGCGGCCGGTATTACCGCGCGACGAGCCTCAACGCGCTGTCGGAGGTGTATTCGGAAATCGACCGGCTTGAGAAAACGACCGTCGAGGTGAAGCGCTACCAGCGCTACCGCGAGCTGCTGCAATGGCCCGTCGGCACCGGCCTCGCGCTGCTCCTGCTCGAACTCGCGCTGGCCCACACCATCTGGAGGAAACTGCCGTGA
- a CDS encoding VWA domain-containing protein gives MARRHRPRAAPARTRAGPHHLEETAVIFAAPHLLWLLLLVPALGLFLWWSWRTKQRLVAMFVHARLLDFLTVGVSHARQLAKLALLVAAVASLVLALARPMWGFTWEEVKHRGLDIVVAIDTSHSMLAEDVRPNRLARAKLAALDLMKVAKNDRLALVAFAGSSFLQCPLTLDDSAFRQCVDALSVTIIPQGGTALTEAIQTALTAYKDDSDNHKILVLFTDGEDHDGGAIEAAKKANEKGLRIFTIGIGSPDGELLRVPDDKGRAGFLRDDSGNVVKSRLNETLLQQVAGEAQGFYLNLRGVNTIETLYEKGLAPLPKSDLEAKLLRRHHERFYWPLALGIVLLLIEMFLPDRPTTRRNATRDDAVRPDAVATGAGSTVAVVLLALAGFWPHGASASTASALRDYEAGRYESALKEYQRLREKKPADARLPFNAGAAAYQAQKFGEAANQFLASIGSTDPQLQQNGYYNLGNTFYRAGEPLDQNKKIEAWETSVKLFEQAVTMNPKDKDAEFNRDFVKKKLEQFKQQQEQQKDSKSKPEDKEQKKDDSQKQPDKPGPQQEPPKDGKQDQPKKGDDQKQPGKQDQEQKQPGEPKQDPPQQQPKDGKEGDSKKQEQPGDTDGGASPAQAKPREGQMTPQQAQQLLDSQKGEERALIFLPPGAKGKARPRFFKDW, from the coding sequence ATGGCCCGTCGGCACCGGCCTCGCGCTGCTCCTGCTCGAACTCGCGCTGGCCCACACCATCTGGAGGAAACTGCCGTGATCTTCGCCGCGCCCCATCTGCTTTGGTTGCTGCTGCTTGTGCCCGCGCTCGGGCTCTTCTTGTGGTGGTCCTGGCGCACCAAGCAGCGGCTCGTGGCGATGTTCGTCCACGCGCGGCTGCTCGACTTCCTCACGGTCGGCGTCTCGCACGCGCGCCAGCTCGCCAAACTCGCGCTGCTCGTCGCGGCCGTTGCCAGCCTCGTGCTCGCGCTCGCCCGGCCGATGTGGGGCTTCACGTGGGAGGAGGTCAAGCACCGCGGGCTGGACATCGTCGTCGCGATCGACACGTCGCACTCGATGCTCGCGGAGGACGTCCGCCCCAACCGCCTCGCCCGCGCGAAGCTCGCCGCGCTCGACTTGATGAAGGTCGCGAAGAACGACCGGCTCGCGCTGGTTGCGTTCGCCGGCTCCTCGTTTCTCCAATGCCCGCTCACGCTCGATGACTCGGCCTTCCGGCAGTGCGTGGACGCGCTCAGTGTGACCATCATCCCGCAGGGCGGCACCGCGCTCACCGAGGCGATCCAGACCGCGCTCACGGCCTACAAGGACGACAGCGACAACCACAAGATCCTCGTGCTCTTCACCGACGGAGAGGATCACGACGGCGGCGCGATCGAGGCCGCGAAAAAGGCGAACGAGAAGGGGCTGCGCATCTTCACCATCGGCATCGGCTCGCCAGACGGCGAGCTGCTGCGCGTGCCGGACGACAAGGGCAGGGCGGGCTTCCTGCGCGACGACAGCGGCAACGTCGTCAAGAGCCGCCTCAACGAGACGCTGCTTCAGCAGGTCGCCGGCGAGGCGCAGGGCTTCTACCTGAACCTCCGCGGCGTGAACACCATCGAGACGCTTTACGAGAAGGGACTCGCGCCCTTGCCCAAGTCCGACCTCGAGGCGAAGCTCCTGCGCCGGCATCACGAGCGTTTTTACTGGCCGCTCGCGCTCGGGATTGTTTTGCTGCTGATCGAAATGTTCCTGCCCGACCGACCCACCACCCGGCGCAACGCAACGCGCGACGATGCGGTGCGACCCGATGCCGTCGCGACGGGGGCCGGTTCGACGGTCGCGGTGGTTCTGCTCGCGCTCGCGGGCTTCTGGCCGCACGGCGCGTCCGCCTCGACGGCCAGCGCCTTGCGCGACTACGAGGCCGGCCGCTACGAGTCGGCGCTCAAGGAATACCAGCGGCTGCGCGAGAAGAAACCCGCGGACGCGCGCCTGCCCTTCAATGCGGGTGCGGCAGCGTATCAGGCCCAAAAGTTCGGCGAGGCGGCGAACCAGTTCCTCGCCTCCATCGGCTCCACCGACCCGCAGCTCCAGCAAAACGGCTACTACAACCTCGGCAACACGTTTTACCGCGCGGGCGAACCGCTCGATCAGAACAAGAAGATCGAGGCGTGGGAAACCTCCGTGAAACTCTTCGAGCAGGCGGTCACGATGAACCCGAAGGACAAGGACGCCGAGTTCAACCGCGACTTCGTGAAGAAAAAGCTCGAGCAATTCAAGCAACAACAGGAACAGCAAAAGGACTCCAAATCCAAGCCCGAGGACAAGGAACAGAAAAAGGACGACTCACAGAAACAGCCCGACAAACCCGGTCCGCAGCAGGAGCCGCCCAAGGACGGCAAGCAGGATCAGCCGAAGAAAGGCGACGACCAGAAGCAGCCCGGCAAACAGGACCAGGAACAGAAGCAACCCGGCGAACCCAAGCAGGACCCGCCGCAGCAGCAGCCGAAGGACGGGAAGGAAGGCGATTCCAAGAAGCAGGAGCAACCCGGCGACACCGACGGCGGGGCGAGTCCCGCGCAGGCCAAGCCGCGCGAAGGCCAGATGACTCCGCAGCAGGCGCAGCAGCTTCTCGATTCCCAGAAGGGCGAGGAGCGCGCGTTGATCTTCCTCCCGCCCGGCGCGAAGGGGAAGGCGCGTCCGCGGTTCTTCAAGGATTGGTAA
- a CDS encoding protein BatD: MGKEGEFQLPKADDQLRKREPARWSREWVALALIAFLVGRAFAITAGLDRNTIALGETATLTLTFPGNAPRSVPKLPEVPGLAITFAGQSRQISMVNGVTSSSITLSFHVQGRQPGDHVIPSFPIELESGKQNTPAMPIKVLPRGERTAVSSEMDKLAFVRLVPSRKECYLGEIFPIEVQLYYAAGRDIQLPNLRCEGFTVGKMVGEQSAVPMNGALYNLVRFRTLVTPVKTGKLPLGPAECQLMVQLRAQDFFGFRLQQYSPQSEAVEINVLPLPEAGRPADFSGAVGQFDFTYAAGPTNVQVGDPITVRIRITGRGALDQVPVPSLGEWRDFKTYPPAVKVDMSDPLSVMGVKNLEQVVMPQNTGIRELPPVALSFFDPEQKAYRTINRAAIPVTVKAGAGGAQQPTVVLPGKSGDPGPAAAVDIVHIKPHLGAAASAQSLLLTKPWFLALQSLPLSAWLGLLVWRRREERLANNPRLRRQREVARVLAAGLDELRAHAGANKPAEFHATVFRLLQEQLGERLDLPASAITQSVIEERLRPAGVDDATLAVVRELFESCDRARFSGGQDGASLAVLVPKVESVFDLLRKVEDRR; the protein is encoded by the coding sequence ATTGGTAAGGAAGGAGAGTTCCAATTGCCAAAGGCCGATGACCAACTTCGGAAGCGGGAGCCGGCGCGATGGTCGCGCGAGTGGGTGGCGCTTGCGCTCATCGCGTTCCTTGTCGGGCGGGCCTTCGCGATCACGGCGGGGCTTGACCGCAACACGATCGCGCTCGGCGAGACGGCGACGCTCACGCTGACGTTCCCCGGCAACGCGCCGCGGTCCGTGCCCAAACTGCCGGAGGTGCCGGGGCTCGCGATCACCTTTGCGGGACAGTCCCGGCAGATTTCGATGGTGAACGGAGTCACCTCGTCCTCCATCACGCTCAGCTTCCACGTGCAAGGCCGGCAGCCGGGTGATCATGTCATCCCGTCGTTCCCGATCGAGCTGGAGTCGGGCAAACAGAACACGCCAGCGATGCCGATCAAGGTTCTCCCGCGCGGCGAGCGCACAGCCGTCTCGTCGGAGATGGACAAGCTTGCGTTCGTGAGGCTCGTGCCGTCGCGCAAGGAATGTTACCTCGGCGAAATCTTCCCCATCGAGGTGCAGCTTTATTACGCGGCGGGCCGCGACATCCAGCTCCCGAACCTCCGCTGCGAGGGCTTCACCGTCGGCAAGATGGTCGGCGAGCAATCCGCCGTGCCGATGAACGGCGCGCTCTACAACCTCGTGCGATTCCGCACGCTCGTCACGCCCGTCAAGACCGGCAAGCTCCCGCTCGGCCCCGCCGAGTGCCAGCTCATGGTGCAGTTGCGGGCGCAGGACTTCTTCGGCTTCCGGCTCCAGCAATATTCGCCGCAGAGCGAGGCCGTGGAAATCAACGTGCTGCCGCTGCCCGAGGCGGGACGACCCGCGGACTTCAGCGGCGCAGTGGGCCAGTTCGACTTCACTTACGCCGCCGGCCCGACAAACGTGCAGGTCGGCGATCCCATCACCGTGAGAATCCGGATCACCGGCCGGGGCGCGCTCGATCAGGTGCCCGTGCCGTCACTCGGCGAGTGGCGCGACTTCAAGACTTACCCGCCGGCGGTAAAGGTGGACATGTCCGACCCGCTTTCCGTGATGGGAGTGAAGAACCTCGAGCAGGTCGTGATGCCGCAGAACACCGGCATCCGCGAACTGCCGCCCGTGGCGCTGAGTTTCTTCGATCCCGAACAGAAGGCCTACCGGACCATCAACCGCGCCGCCATTCCCGTCACCGTCAAGGCCGGCGCGGGCGGCGCGCAGCAGCCCACCGTGGTGCTTCCGGGGAAGTCCGGCGACCCCGGCCCCGCAGCCGCGGTGGACATCGTCCACATCAAGCCGCACCTCGGCGCGGCCGCGTCCGCACAGTCGCTGCTCTTGACGAAGCCGTGGTTTCTCGCGTTGCAATCCCTGCCGCTCTCCGCGTGGCTCGGCTTGCTCGTGTGGCGTCGTCGCGAGGAGAGGCTGGCGAACAACCCGCGTTTGCGCCGGCAGCGCGAAGTCGCGCGCGTGCTCGCGGCAGGCCTCGATGAACTTCGAGCGCACGCCGGCGCGAACAAGCCCGCGGAGTTTCACGCGACCGTCTTCCGGCTCCTGCAGGAGCAACTCGGCGAGCGCCTCGACCTGCCCGCGTCGGCCATCACGCAATCGGTGATCGAGGAACGCCTGCGGCCCGCGGGTGTGGATGACGCCACGCTCGCCGTGGTGCGTGAGTTGTTCGAGTCGTGCGACCGCGCGCGGTTCTCGGGGGGGCAGGACGGCGCGAGCCTCGCGGTGCTCGTGCCGAAGGTGGAATCCGTCTTCGATCTACTCCGCAAGGTGGAGGACAGGCGATGA
- a CDS encoding tetratricopeptide repeat protein has product MKRGREAPGIAPLIAAAVLWVQWSAAAVPGPTADFEAANKLFEQGRFAEAAAGYERLLASGQHSAALHFNLGNARFRSGRLGPAIVAYREAELLAPRDPDVRANLQFARNRAAGGVADAPALWHRALTTLSVDEWTALAAVCLWLFLLPLAAAQWRPRAQGSLRPFACGAAVALVAVGACLAASLHIRLGSPTAVVTRPEVNVRYGPVEESKTSFTLRDGTEVRVIGRKEDWLQVLDASRRSGWVKDSLVTEFPQRPAGAKRG; this is encoded by the coding sequence ATGAAGCGCGGAAGGGAGGCGCCGGGTATTGCGCCGTTGATTGCGGCTGCGGTGCTTTGGGTTCAGTGGTCCGCCGCCGCAGTGCCCGGACCCACGGCGGACTTTGAGGCGGCGAACAAGCTGTTCGAGCAGGGCCGGTTTGCCGAGGCGGCGGCCGGATACGAGCGGCTCCTCGCGTCCGGGCAGCATTCCGCCGCGCTGCACTTCAACCTGGGCAACGCGCGGTTCCGCTCGGGCAGGCTGGGACCGGCCATCGTCGCCTATCGCGAGGCGGAACTGCTTGCGCCGCGCGACCCGGACGTGCGCGCGAACCTGCAATTCGCCCGCAACCGCGCCGCCGGCGGAGTCGCCGACGCGCCCGCCCTGTGGCACCGGGCGCTCACGACTCTCTCGGTCGATGAATGGACCGCGCTCGCCGCGGTCTGCCTGTGGCTTTTCCTGCTGCCGCTCGCCGCCGCCCAATGGCGTCCGCGGGCGCAGGGGTCGCTCCGGCCGTTCGCGTGCGGGGCGGCGGTCGCGCTGGTCGCGGTTGGAGCGTGCCTCGCGGCCTCGCTGCACATCCGGCTTGGCTCGCCCACGGCGGTGGTCACGCGGCCCGAGGTCAATGTGCGCTACGGTCCGGTCGAGGAATCGAAGACGTCATTCACGCTGCGCGACGGCACGGAGGTGCGGGTGATCGGCCGCAAGGAAGACTGGCTGCAGGTGCTCGATGCTTCGCGTCGATCGGGTTGGGTGAAAGACTCGCTGGTGACAGAATTTCCACAACGGCCGGCAGGCGCCAAGCGCGGCTGA
- a CDS encoding TlpA family protein disulfide reductase, with translation MYAHERSLMERMKNRPFTIVGVNSDSGTKGQDAVKKNNLNWPSFVDSARGRRDISDAWAVEGWPTLYLIDHKGVIREKWVGSPGDKVLDAKVEQYVKQAEGQ, from the coding sequence ATGTATGCGCATGAGCGGTCGCTCATGGAACGCATGAAGAACCGTCCGTTCACGATTGTAGGCGTCAACAGCGACAGCGGCACCAAAGGGCAGGATGCGGTGAAAAAGAACAACCTGAACTGGCCGTCCTTCGTCGATTCCGCGCGCGGGCGCCGTGACATCTCGGACGCGTGGGCCGTCGAAGGCTGGCCGACGCTCTACCTCATCGACCACAAGGGAGTCATCCGTGAGAAATGGGTCGGCTCGCCCGGCGACAAGGTGCTCGACGCGAAGGTCGAGCAATACGTCAAGCAAGCCGAGGGACAATGA
- a CDS encoding iron-sulfur cluster assembly accessory protein, protein MMAGKTTPAGNAPSFRVGDERLIKLTAGAAKKVSSLLTKQGRADGVLRVAVVGGGCSGLQYKMDLQDRPQNRDILVETAGVRVVVDPKSALYVTGSELDYVEALQDGGFKVKNPNAATSCSCGESFSA, encoded by the coding sequence ATGATGGCTGGAAAAACAACGCCGGCGGGGAATGCGCCATCGTTTCGCGTCGGCGACGAGCGCCTGATCAAGCTCACGGCCGGCGCCGCGAAGAAGGTGAGTTCACTCCTCACAAAGCAGGGCCGCGCCGACGGCGTGTTGCGGGTGGCGGTGGTCGGCGGCGGTTGTTCGGGGCTGCAATACAAAATGGATTTGCAGGACCGTCCGCAGAACCGCGACATCCTCGTGGAGACCGCGGGCGTGCGCGTGGTGGTGGACCCGAAAAGCGCGTTGTATGTGACCGGCAGCGAACTGGATTACGTGGAGGCGCTGCAGGACGGCGGATTCAAGGTGAAGAACCCGAACGCGGCGACGTCGTGCTCGTGTGGCGAGAGCTTCAGCGCGTGA